A single genomic interval of Armigeres subalbatus isolate Guangzhou_Male chromosome 1, GZ_Asu_2, whole genome shotgun sequence harbors:
- the LOC134207984 gene encoding uncharacterized protein LOC134207984, with amino-acid sequence MSDFATTRKKKLKKTSKALDLNHLITEKQSQIQGKPSTGQRDWTEKSSTTASQIPVVTQTIDRVYCDLDLSNLMTNSQGTTLDSHPTLAPQPAQMSSSTSAPVETEVISEGYVLNIQQPNTDRIIKEVSEKVIEQVSVNVLSSMEAMLAKTAASLEMKIDAAIRQSNNEYYSEASTSFQFSPVATTDGIDALEESLNDESFAKQFFAHMKKKIGNSGDACNCQNIAYGLIDHFFERKVMLDCSWTGESKGGSANVNNTFSQALLEDLFKRFTRNAKKRSETKGKRQSSIHRRSKTKGSEKEIHCTPHTTAITTNDVHRAPQISGISVTEVPARPVELGGSKRSDVVNVDSDSPILMKIEEGALNVAINSEHGEDEYEEEEENEGENEEHEDDEHEDEEESSQESESDF; translated from the exons ATGTCAGACTTCGCTAcgacacgaaaaaaaaagttgaagaaaacctcaaaagcccTCGATCTAAACCACCTCATCACTGAAAAAC AATCTCAGATTCAAGGAAAGCCCTCAACCGGACAACGAGACTGGACAGAGAAGTCAAGCACAACAGCGTCCCAAATTCCTGTCGTTACTCAAACGATTGACCGAGTTTATTGTGATCTAGATTTATCGAATCTAATGACGAATTCACAAGGAACAACGTTGGACTCTCATCCGACTCTTGCACCTCAACCGGCTCAAATGTCATCATCAACATCGGCCCCAGTGGAAACGGAAGTGATTTCGGAAGGATACGTCCTTAACATCCAGCAG CCGAATACGGATAGGATCATTAAGGAAGTTTCCGAAAAAGTCATCGAGCAAGTGAGCGTTAATGTGCTAAGCTCGATGGAAGCAATGCTGGCAAAAACCGCAGCTTCCTTGGAGATGAAGATCGATGCTGCCATTCGTCAAAGCAACAATGAGTATTATTCAGAAGCTTCAACATCCTTCCAGTTTTCGCCAGTGGCTACCACGGATGGAATAGATGCATTGGAAGAGAGTCTCAACGATGAGTCGTTTGCCAAGCAGTTC tttgcgCACATGAAGAAGAAAATTGGAAACAGCGGCGATGCGTGCAATTGTCAGAATATTGCTTATGGATTGATTGATCACTTTTTCGAAAGGAAGGTGATGCTCGATTGTTCCTGGACCGGAGAGAGTAAAGGAGGAAGTGCCAA CGTGAACAATACATTTTCACAAGCGCTGTTGGAGGATCTGTTCAAAAGATTCACAAGAAATGCGAAGAAGCGAAGTGaaacaaaaggcaaaaggcaatcCTCAATTCATCGGCGATCAAAAACAAAAGGTTCTGAGAAAG aaattcattgtaCTCCGCATACTACTGCTATCACCACCAATGACGTACACCGTGCCCCACAGATATCTGGTATCAGCGTTACTGAAGTTCCGGCGCGTCCGGTGGAACTTGGTGGAAGTAAGCGCTCAGATGTGGTAAATGTAGACTCAGATTCACCTATTCTCATGAAGATCGAAGAAGGCGCACTGAATGTTGCAATAAATTCAGAACATGGAGAGGATGAATatgaggaggaagaagaaaatgaaGGAGAAAATGAAGAGCACGAGGATGATGAACATGAGGACGAAGAAGAATCGTCGCAAGAGTCCGAAAGTGATTTTTAA